The Dermacentor albipictus isolate Rhodes 1998 colony chromosome 2, USDA_Dalb.pri_finalv2, whole genome shotgun sequence genome has a segment encoding these proteins:
- the LOC139055419 gene encoding chymotrypsinogen A-like, which produces MRLLWALLTLIARCGFAYEVGTDGENCGQTPIPPLLDEDDRIFGGSEAVPGSWPWHAGIFTNEVFSKHICSGALISDRHVLTAAHCLIRKTSKMLLVHLGIHDRSNIEAGTKSLAVAEICFHKGYKAPHMNDIAILTLKEAVNFTKSIGPVCLPKSKHELPENTDTYVTGWGRYTADSEELSPKLKQLRTKTMSHKTCVEDYDSGLPDSVLCTGHDYGSSCKGDSGGPLVWNSGSAWFLEGVVSGGPVKCANPDDPLLFTKLSHQVDTFILPYIAAKNDAQKYRVCKIL; this is translated from the exons ATGAGACTATTGTGGGCACTGTTGACTTTGATTGCACGGTGTGGCTTTGCCTACGAAGTCG GCACCGATGGTGAAAACTGCGGGCAGACGCCCATACCACCTCTGCTGGACGAAGATGATCGCATCTTTGGAGGAAGTGAGGCTGTGCCCGGAAGTTGGCCTTGGCACGCTGGTATTTTTACAAATGAAGTCTTCTCCAAGCACATATGTTCTGGCGCGCTCATCTCGGACAGACACGTTCTGACTGCTGCTCACTGTCTCAT AAGAAAGACATCTAAGATGTTACTAGTCCATCTCGGCATCCACGACCGAAGTAACATAGAAGCTGGCACAAAGTCTCTAGCAGTGGCCGAAATATGCTTTCACAAAGGATATAAGGCACCCCACATG AACGACATTGCCATCCTTACCCTGAAAGAAGCCGTCAACTTCACTAAATCAATCGGTCCAGTGTGCTTGCCGAAGTCAAAGCACGAACTTCCTGAAAACACAGACACTTACGTGACTGGTTGGGGACGGTACACAG ctgACAGCGAGGAATTATCACCTAAGCTAAAGCAGCTCCGCACAAAAACGATGTCGCACAAGACATGCGTCGAGGACTACGATTCTGGCCTGCCCGATAGCGTCCTGTGTACTGGTCACGACTATGGGTCCTCCTGCAAG ggTGACAGCGGAGGCCCCCTGGTGTGGAATTCAGGAAGTGCGTGGTTTTTGGAAGGAGTTGTTTCTGGTGGCCCGGTGAAGTGCGCCAATCCAGATGACCCACTGCTGTTCACAAAACTGTCGCACCAGGTCGACACATTTATCTTGCCCTACATTGCAGCCAAGAACGACGCGCAGAAATATAGAGTTTGCAAGATACTCT